Below is a window of Impatiens glandulifera chromosome 2, dImpGla2.1, whole genome shotgun sequence DNA.
GTGCATAAATCGAGCAGTTCAAATGACTCGAATAAAACAGATGGTTTACTCCTTAACCTGAATAAATGTCGCCTAAACTCGAtatttcttcacaccggaataagcTATCTCAATAAACCAGTCATGGAAAACCAACCGAtaaattatatcataatttCGGTAATTTAATTTTCTACTAACTTGGGATGGCTGGTCGCCGTTGTCATGCATGCTTTGATGATTACCCTATGCATATAAAAACAGTCTAAACCTCAATCAAagtgaagacacgtgtctatcactgAAAAAGAAAGACTAACATTCCTTTCAAATATCTTTAATCCATAATGAAAATCTTTTCTCATAATTACTTTTTcattggaaataaccattatacACCTAAACACGTTAACTCCACCATAATTACAAAGATGACATCACTAAACATGCTAACCATCCTTTGACTATTTAAGCAACACATCTAATCCTATCTCAAAACACTGTTCATCAAAAAAACACACTTAAACAAAATCATCAAGCAAGATGTCTCGCCCTTTCTCTAAGAAAGTCCTACTAGCCGATTTTAAATCAGTTTCCCAATCCGAGGACAATGAAGTCCAATGTATCTTTCGAGCTCTCGAAAGCTCTGGCCTTAGGAGATTCCTTGAAAACCGTTATGCCATTGACTACAATGTAGTCAATGAATTTTTTGAAACTGCAAGGGTGATACACCGAGATATAATCTTTGCTCAAGTTCATAGAAAATCCTTTCTTTTCAGTGAGACAGACTTCGCATTAGCTTGTGAGCTTCCTACTTAAGGCTTCACCGATCTCACCTACTTTCCAGTGGTCATCGACGAGATGTCCCACCATTTCTCTAGCTCTATGATCCTGGTTAACACCTAGGGACCCAAATGCCTCCATGCACATGAATACTTTGGAATAGTGGAATTTAAAATGACTGTAAATAGTATTACACTCCCTTAACTAAACCATTACTCCAAGGATGGAAGATGGGAAAGGATTCTATAGACTATAGGTCTGGTGAAAGAAtgaaatattagttaattaattttacaatttaataattaattttacaatttaataattaattttcttaactAAACCACTTTAAATCGAACTACAACatatatttagattattaataattaattaccagAGGTGGATAAGAATACATCGTAGCAGACTTCATGGAATACCTGGAGAATAATTCCCCTAAAATCAGATgaattcatggaaagaaaacaATTAAGAAGTTGTCTTAGATGCTTAGGCTGATATATGCGGTTTGCAGATATCATCTCTGTCATGGACTCTCTAAAATCTTGTCTTGGATCGTGGGAAGACTTCTCCATAGCCACCATCACAATGAACTGTCGACGACTGTTAATATGATCAACACtattacttcttcttcttgtttttcttctcctctcttctgATGTCATGGCTTCCAGTTGCGTCTCTCTGATTATTTGGTCAAGCCTCTCCTGAACCATGGCATGGGCTAGACTTGAGATATTGGAGCTGTGATGTTCAGGGGAAGAGTCACTTAGCCTACAATTGCAACAAAAGGATGATGTGATTGAGGATGGTGATGATCTGCATCTTGTTGGAGGAAGCTTTTGCTTCTTAAGAAGCTCCATTGGGCTTTGATGCATTGTATTTTCTTGGTGCCAGGCAAGAAAGATTGGGATACAAAATTCTTTTTATGGGAAAATGGGGAAATGGGCATAATTGTGTCGGATTCTCTCGTGATGTTGGAGATTCAATGTGTGGGTGGAGGAGCAAGAGTGAAGGGAAAAGTTaagtcttttatttttttaaggaaagGAGTTATATGTGATGATTGAATACatgtgattattattattttatttggatcTCTTTTTATGTGTGTGTACATTTCAACATCTGGTATTGATCATCgaatataaaatcattttttttaatgttttgttaaaTTGAAACCAACCACCAAAAGCAGTTCATTGAACATTAACATCTCATTGTGAACACTAgcactttttctttttctctaacCAATCATGTTCAAGAAGTAAGTCAAGAAAATttacatacaaaaaaaattaaaaaatcttgtTAGATACATTACATACATTGGGCCTCAACCCATTATCTCTAAGCATCTACTGTCCAGAGTTATGCAAATCCTACTGATTCAGTCcatatttcatctatttttGAGCATGATATGTGAAAAGTGGAATGATACATAATTGTTAATTTCAAAGATGGTTGAGTTTATACggttaaaattttaagttcattattacatttttacgattttataataGAGTAGCGAGTCTAATTTGGATAAtctttaaattagttatatttttatatttttaacttacgaaaattaaatttacaatttttaaagagtttcgattttacgattttatacgaaaaaaaaacaaaaaaaattctataattttttgaattaaggagAAAACATGACACCCCATAAC
It encodes the following:
- the LOC124924586 gene encoding probable transcription repressor OFP9; this encodes MELLKKQKLPPTRCRSSPSSITSSFCCNCRLSDSSPEHHSSNISSLAHAMVQERLDQIIRETQLEAMTSEERRRKTRRRSNSVDHINSRRQFIVMVAMEKSSHDPRQDFRESMTEMISANRIYQPKHLRQLLNCFLSMNSSDFRGIILQVFHEVCYDVFLSTSVFMCMEAFGSLGVNQDHRAREMVGHLVDDHWKVGEIGEALSRKLTS